From the Campylobacter concisus genome, the window CCATCAACCTTTGTAGCTTTTATGATCATATCTGAGCCGATTTCAATAGCTCTTAAAGTTGCTGCTGTATCAGTTGTAAAGAAAGGATTGCCAGTACCTGCAGCAAATATAACGACTCTGCCTTTTTCTAAATGGCGCTGCGCACGTCCAACGATGAAAGTCTCACAGATCGCTTCCATTTTGATTGCACTTTGCACTCTCACCTCTAGCCCACTTCGCTCCAAAGCTTCACGCATCGCGATTGAGTTGATAACAGTTGCTAGCATGCCCATGTGATCGCCGCTCGTTCGTTTGATGATACCATCTTTTGCGGCACTCACACCGCGTATAATGTTGCCACCACCTATTACGATGCCAACCTCGATACCATTTTCGACAAGCTCTTTTATCTCATTTGCTATAAATTTGAGCACCGCCGTATCTATGCCAAAACCATTCTCTCCCGCTAAAGCTTCACCTGAAAATTTAACCAATACGCGTTTTCTTTTACTCATTGTCTTGCTCCTTAAAATTCACGCATTCTAGCCAAAAAGGCTTTAAATTTAGTTAATAGCACTTGCAAAGTGGCTATTTTGAGATCATCTCAAGTGGATCGATGTGGTAGTTTCTTTGCGTCACTTCAAAGGTTAGATCGTTTCTAACTCGACCTATAACGTAGCCTTTTTGTACGACTGAGCCTACTTTAACCGTCGGTGCGATCTGACTTAGGTGAGCGTAGATTGTGTGGATGCCATTTTCGTTTTCAATTATGACAACGTTTTCAAGCATTGGTGTCGCTTTTGCAAAGACTACTTTGCCATTTAGCACGCTTTTGACCTTGGCATCTGGCGTGGTTGAGCGAAGCGTGACTGACTCATTAAAAATTTTGATGTTATATATTGGGTCTACGTAATTTCCAAATTTTTGTTTTACAGTGTAGCTATCAAGAGGAGCGATTGTCTTTGCACCTGAATATTTTTTGACTGAGCTTGTTTGATAGCCTCCACCCATTGGTTGGCTTTTTTCGCCTTTTTTACCACCTTTGCTTGCAGTTGCTTTTTCTTGTTTTTCTCTAGCAGCACGTGCGGCTTCATCTTCTTGTTTTTGCATGATAGCAAGCTGTTCTAGCGTCTTTCTTAGCTCATCTTGCTGGGCTTGAAGCTTGGCTAGCTTTTTACTATAAATTTCCTTATCTCTCTTGAGCCCATTTATAGTATTTTTTTGCGTACTTTCTAAATTTTGCAAGTCACTTTGCTTGCGTCTATAGTTTTTGATGCTCGAGTTTATCTCGTTTATTTTGTTTGATTTATTTTTTATCTTCTCAATCGTATCTTCATAATTCTGGCTAAGTCTTTTAAAATCCTCTTTTGTAATAGCATTTAGTTTGGTTAAAATTTGAGATGAGATGATACTTTCCTTGCTTTGCTTGCCCTCAGTTGCAGACATCAAAAGATCAAACGAGAGATCTTCCGCTATGATCCTTATCATATTTTGCTCAAGCTCTTTTTGTGTGCGTTCTAGCTCTTTGTTTTGTTTTGTTAGATCATCAAGTTCAATAAGTGCCTTTGAAGCATTTGTTTCAAGGACTGAAATTTGACCCTTTAAATTTGTGATATCACCACTTATACCACGAAGTTTTTTTTCACCATTTACGATATCACCGGCCAAATCATCTAGCTTTTTGCTAAGCTGCTCACTCATCGCCTGACTCGATCTTAGCGAGTTTTTGGAGTCTTTTATCTTCTCTTTGGTGTTTGATGCAAAAGCTAAGCTAAAAGCTAGCAAAAATATAAAAATTCCTTTTCTCATATCGTGCTTTTTCTAGCCTTACTCATCACCAAACTAACAGCAAAAATGCTTAAAAACATAGCCACGCCAAATAAAATAAAAATATCCCTTGAGGGATCAAGGCTAGGCAATACTACATCGATGCTTGCGGCATTTTCTCTAAAAATTTCAATGCTGGGCAAGAAAAAGAAAAATGCACCGACTGCAATGGTAGCAACTAGGCTATCAACCATAGCTGATTTATAAAGCATGGCTGATTTTAGCCAAAAAGGTGCTCCAAAAAGCGTCATGATCTCGATGCGCTCCCTATGCTCAAATAGCCAAATTTTAGCCTGCTTTAGCATAAGCATAAGCCCAACAACACAAAGTATCGCCATAAAAGCATACGATATACTTTTGGCTAAATTTAGTATTTTAAAGACCTTATCGTGAGTCTTTGAAAATGTCTCAACCTTTGTGATGCCATCAAATTTTAAAAGTTTTTGCTTTAGCTCATCCATGTACTGCGGTGTCGGAAATTCGCTAAGTTTTAGTGAGTAAAATTTAGGTAGCGCATTTTGCAGTATGGACAAATTTTTAGCAGAGATGTCATTTGAGAGACGGTCGATTATTTTTTGCGGACTTAGTGGCTCGACGCTAGCTAGTGTGCTAACCACTGGCTTTAGCACAGGTTCGCTTAGCTCTTTGTTTGAAACTATGACGATGTTGTAGTCATTTCCCATGAGTCTTTCATAATCTCTCACAACCTTATCAGCAGTTAGACTAAACTGCACGGAAAATAAAAGCGCGATCAGCGGCAAGATAAATCCAAGATGATTCTTAAGCGATCTCATGCACGCCTCCATTTTCTATGACAAAGTGACGGTATGGGATACGAAGCGTCGATGGGATATGGTGCGTGACAACTACCACGCTCGTACCTAAAAATTCCCTAGCTGATTTTAAAAGTGACCAGATGACGTCGCTTGAGTATTCGTCTAAATTTCCAGTTGGCTCGTCGCATAAGAGCAAATTTGGATTGTGCGCTAGAGCCCTTGCCATCGCTACTCTTTGCTGCTCACCACCACTTAGCTCCATTGGATATTTGTCAGCTTTATGAAGCATATTTACATGCTTTAAAAGCTTTGCTACTTGCTTTTTACTCACATTTTGATTGATGCCTTTGATGATAAGTGGCAACATGACGTTTCTTTCCACATTCCATTCATTTATCAAGCGATAATTTTGAAATATAATGCCAACTCGCTGCCTAAGCTCACAAAGTCTTTTATCATCGATGTCGTCCATTTGCGTCATGCAGACATTTAGCTCTCCAGCAAGAGGTGAAATTTCTCCATAAAATGATTTTAAAAGCGTGCTTTTTCCACTTCCGCTCTTGCCTGTGATAAAGACAAAATCATTTGCATAAATATCTAAATTGATGCTATTAATTACGATTTCATCGCGTTCATAAGCTAGGCTCAAATTCCTTGCACTAATTATCTCTTGCATCAGCCAAATACTCCTTCAAAAGCTCGTGTGCAGCTAAATTCTCACGAATTAAGATCGGTTTTTTTATAAAATATTCGCTTTTTTCATCGCTTATTTTGATAAAACATTGCTCAGGTTTGTTAAACGCTCCAAAGGCGACTTTTAGTAAAATTTCACCCTCACTTATGGTGTAAATTTCTTCAAAATGTAAAAAATAATCTTCTTTTTTTATGATGAAATTTTTAAAATTTTTAATGATATTTTTTACATTTGTCTTTTCCTTAAAGCTAAAATCCCCAGCCAAAAGGCTCTCGCCACTTTCAACCTCACAAGTATAAATGACATCGTAAA encodes:
- the pyrH gene encoding UMP kinase, coding for MSKRKRVLVKFSGEALAGENGFGIDTAVLKFIANEIKELVENGIEVGIVIGGGNIIRGVSAAKDGIIKRTSGDHMGMLATVINSIAMREALERSGLEVRVQSAIKMEAICETFIVGRAQRHLEKGRVVIFAAGTGNPFFTTDTAATLRAIEIGSDMIIKATKVDGVYDKDPKKFKDAKLLKSLNYEKAMSDDIKVMDDTAIALAKDNSLPILVCNMFKAGNLLKIINEEEAALYSVVK
- a CDS encoding murein hydrolase activator EnvC family protein — its product is MRKGIFIFLLAFSLAFASNTKEKIKDSKNSLRSSQAMSEQLSKKLDDLAGDIVNGEKKLRGISGDITNLKGQISVLETNASKALIELDDLTKQNKELERTQKELEQNMIRIIAEDLSFDLLMSATEGKQSKESIISSQILTKLNAITKEDFKRLSQNYEDTIEKIKNKSNKINEINSSIKNYRRKQSDLQNLESTQKNTINGLKRDKEIYSKKLAKLQAQQDELRKTLEQLAIMQKQEDEAARAAREKQEKATASKGGKKGEKSQPMGGGYQTSSVKKYSGAKTIAPLDSYTVKQKFGNYVDPIYNIKIFNESVTLRSTTPDAKVKSVLNGKVVFAKATPMLENVVIIENENGIHTIYAHLSQIAPTVKVGSVVQKGYVIGRVRNDLTFEVTQRNYHIDPLEMISK
- a CDS encoding cell division protein FtsX, with translation MRSLKNHLGFILPLIALLFSVQFSLTADKVVRDYERLMGNDYNIVIVSNKELSEPVLKPVVSTLASVEPLSPQKIIDRLSNDISAKNLSILQNALPKFYSLKLSEFPTPQYMDELKQKLLKFDGITKVETFSKTHDKVFKILNLAKSISYAFMAILCVVGLMLMLKQAKIWLFEHRERIEIMTLFGAPFWLKSAMLYKSAMVDSLVATIAVGAFFFFLPSIEIFRENAASIDVVLPSLDPSRDIFILFGVAMFLSIFAVSLVMSKARKSTI
- a CDS encoding cell division ATP-binding protein FtsE, whose product is MQEIISARNLSLAYERDEIVINSINLDIYANDFVFITGKSGSGKSTLLKSFYGEISPLAGELNVCMTQMDDIDDKRLCELRQRVGIIFQNYRLINEWNVERNVMLPLIIKGINQNVSKKQVAKLLKHVNMLHKADKYPMELSGGEQQRVAMARALAHNPNLLLCDEPTGNLDEYSSDVIWSLLKSAREFLGTSVVVVTHHIPSTLRIPYRHFVIENGGVHEIA